Within the Streptomyces sp. NBC_00554 genome, the region CCGTGACGCCCTGCTTGTAGCCCGCCTCGAACTTGTGGATCAGCGGGATGTCCACGCCGCCGACGAAGCCGACGGTGTTGGTCTTGGTGGCCTTGGCGGCCGCGACACCGGCGAGGTACGAGGCCTCCTGCTCGGCGAAGACCAGGGACGCCACGTTGGCGCCCTCGACCACGGAGTCGACGATGCCGAAGGTGGTGTCCGGGTACTTGCTGGCGACGGCCGTCAGCGCGGGGCCGTAGGCGAACCCGATGCCGATGACCGGGTTGTAGCCCTGCTTGGCCAGCGAGGCGAGCCGCTGCTCCTTGTCCGCGTCGGTCTCACCGTCGGTGGGCTCGATGTCGGCGGTCTCGTACTTGAACTCGGCCTTCGCCTTCTCAAGGCCGGCGTACGCCGCGTCGTTGAAGGACTGGTCGCCCTTGCCGCCGATGTCGTAGGCGATGGCGAGGCCCTTGCCCCCGCTGCTCGCACTGCTGCTGTCGTCGCCCGCTTCGTTACTGGTACCGCCACAGGCCGTGGCCGCGAGTGCAAGCGACGCGACCCCCACCGCGACGCGGGTCAGTCTGGATATCCGACGCATCTGAAGGTTCCCCATTCTCCAAAGCCCCGCAGTGGGTGCTGAGTTCGGCGCACATTAACGCGCGTAGACCGTCCAGGGAACGGGGTTTGGCTTGGCCGTTATCCATTCGTGCCGATGGCCGGTTACGTCCCTGTGAACCGTGGGGCCAAAAGGTTCACTTGAGGACAGAGCGCCCACTGTCGTGGTGACGATCCGTGTGCGGATTGCGAGTATGCGTGACTGGACAAGCGGTTACGGGTGTCTCGGCACCACGCTACGACGCAGGGGTGGAGGGCGCTACCGGAGTGACCGGAGTCGGCGGAGAGGACGCGACCGAAGTGACCGGAGTCGACCGGGAGGGCGCGACCGCGGAGGAGTCGCGCCCGTCCCTTCAGACCCCGGCGTCGGAGCGGGACGCCCCGTCCAGCAGAGCCGCCGCGGTGAACAGCTCCACGCCCACCGTGATCGCCGACTCGTCGGCGTCGAAGTCGCCCTGGTGCAGGTCGCGGGGGGCGCGCTCGCCGGGCGTGCGCACTCCGAGCCGGGCCATCGCGCCGGGCACGTGCTCCAGGTACCAGGAGAAGTCCTCGCCGCCGAGGCTCTGCTCGGTGTCCTCGATGGAGTGCACCCCGCGCCGGGCGGTCATGGCGTCGCGCAGCAGGTCGGTGACGACCGGGTCGTTGACGACCGGCGGAACGCCCCGGATGTAGTTGATCTCGGACTTCGCCCGGTACATGTTCGCGATCTCGTCGATCGCCGCGTGCACGAGGTCGGGCGCGGCCCGCCAGGTGGCGAGGTCCAGGCAGCGCACGGTCCCGGAGAGCTCGGCGTGGTTCGGGATCACATTGCAGGCGTGCCCGGATTCGATCCGCCCCCAGGTCACGGCGAGCCCGCTGCGCGCGTCGGTGCGCCGGGCCACCAGGCCGGGAACGTCGGTGGCGACGCGGGCGGCGGCGGTGACGAGGTCGGTGGTGAGGTGCGGGCGTGCGGTGTGGCCGCCCGCGCCGTCGAGTGCGACTTCCAGCCGGTCGCACGCGGAGGTGATGGCGCCGTGCCGCAATCCGATGCGCCCCGCGTCGACCTTCGGGTCACAGTGCACACCGATGATCCGCCCGACGCCTTCGAGGACGCCCGACTCGATCGCGTCGGGGGCGCCACCAGGGAGTACTTCCTCCGCGGGCTGGAAGATCAGCCGTACGGGCCGCGGCAGCCGCCCCTCGCGGTGCAGCTCGGCGAGGACGAGACCGGCGCCGAGCACGACGGACGTGTGCACGTCGTGTCCGCAGGCGTGCGCGCGATCGGGCACGGTCGACCGGTAGGCGCAGTCGGCCTTCGTGTCCGGGATGGGCAGCGCGTCGATGTCGGCACGCAGGGCGAGCAGGGGGCGTACGCCGTCCCAGTCGCCGATGTCACAGATGAGCCCGGTGCCGATGGCGAGCACGCGCGGCTCCAGGCCCGCCAGCTCCAGGCGCGCCTTGAGCGCCGCGGTGGTGCGGAACTCGTGGTTGCCGAGCTCGGGGTGCATGTGCAAGTCGCGGCGGAACGCGACGAGTTCGGCGCGCAGCGCCTCGGGCAGCGCGCCGGGGAGCACGGCTTCCCCGGGGAGATCGGCCTCGGACTCTCGGGACATGACTTCGTTCACCCTCTGAAGGGTAGGGCGATCGGGCGGCCAACTGACCCACGATCAACAAAACTTCAACCCGTTAGGGGAAGAAAATCTGGCCGCACGGCGCATACACAGTGAATGGGATGGGTAAACTCGCCCGGCTTTCCGGGCGATTGGATCTTGAGCCGATCCGCCGAGGGTCTCCCGCGGACTCCCGAGTGGAAACGTCCCATGTGCCCGAGCCCATTCCCGTACTCGCTCTCCACGGTCTCACAGCCCGCCCCGTGATCCCGGAACCATCACCGCCACGCGGCGGTTCCGACACGGACCGTGATTGCCGGTCCCTCGCGGGGCAGGCTCGGCGCATGCGGGCATGTGGATGCGGTGAGGACCAGATCCCCTGGATGCTGGCGAGGTTCGGGTTCCTCGGGACGGCCGGGCTGGTCGTCGGGGGGCTGGTGGTGATGATCCTCGCGGGGTGGGTGCTGGGGTGGGGGGTCTGGCTGCTCCGGCGGCGCGGCACCGGAGCGCCTGCCGACGGGGCGGGACTTGCGGGGTTCACCTGGCGGGAGGAGGAGCCGTAGAAGACTCCCGGCGTCCGGGCAACCAAATTCCCCGAACCGGTGGTCTGGGGGGCGAGGGGGTGCGGAATGCAGGTCGAGGAAGATGCCCAGTTTCAGGCCTTCGTGAGAGCGCGATGGACCCATCTGGTGCGGACCGCCTATCTGTTGACGGGTGATCCGCACGACGCGGAGGACCTGACGCAGACCGCGCTGGCCAAGGCCTACCGGTCGTGGCGGCGGGTGCGGCGCAGTGACAGCCCGGAGGCGTACGTGCGGCGCGTGCTGGTCAGCTGCAACAGCGACCGCTTCCGCAAGCGGCGGGTCACCGAGCGGCTCACCGCGGCGCCGCCGGAGCGGGCGGGGCAGGACGACGCCGTCTCACGGGCCGACGAGCGGAGCGTGCTGATGGCCGCGCTGGCGGGGCTGCCGCCGCGGCAGCGGGCGGTGGTCGTCATGCGGTACTGGGAGGACCTCTCCGAGGCGGAGACCGCCGAGGTACTGGGCTGCTCGCAGGGCACGGTCAAGAGCCAGGCTTCCAAGGGGCTGGCGAAGTTGCGTGAGTATCCGGGTCTTGCGCGGGTCATGGACGCGCCCGGACCCATGACGTTCGAACGGGGAGGCAGCCGGTGAGCCGGGACGAGAACGAGGGCATGTACGAGGGCTGGGACCCTTCCTGGGGGTCGAAGGGCTCGAAGCCGGGCGGTGGAACGCCCTCCGGTCCGGGTCTCGACGCGCACTCCGCTCCAGGCCGATTCGAGGCGCAGCTGAGGGAGTTGCTGGCCGAGGACGCGTACGCCATCGCGCCCTCGCCCGCTCCCTGCGCCACCATCCAGCGGCAGGGCCGCACGGGCAGCCGGCGGCGTGCGGCGGCCACCGGGGTCGTGCTGGTGACCCTGGCCGCCGTGCCCGCGGGGGCGTACGCCTTCGGACGCGCGGACGGCTCGCCGGCCGGCGCGGACACGGTGGTGGGGACGGCTTCCCCCACCTCCAGCGCGCCCCCCACCTCGGCGCCCCCATCCCCATCCCCGTCGCCGTCCGGTCCCGCCGGCCCGGCGACCCCCGGCCAGCTCGTCGACGGCATCACCTTGTCGCAGGCCGCGGACGGGCTGGAAGCGTGCATCGCCTACAACGGCGACCTGGGCTTCTCGCACTCGGATCTGGGGACCGCCGCCGACTACCGCGTCCTCCTCGCCATGAACAGCACCGGGGACGACAACGCCCCCGGCGACGGCATCTTCGTCGTCGCGGTCAGGGAGAAGCCGAAGCAGGAGCAGACGCGACTCATCTGCAACGTGAAGGACGGCAAGGCGAGCGGCATCAACATCAGCGGCTCGGACGCCGGCCCGGACACCGGCCATGTCGTCCCCGACATGAACGGCGGCAAGCTCTACAAGCAGACGATCATCACCAGCAACGGCTGGAAGCTGCCGTTCCGTTGGGGCAGCATCGGCACCTTCGACTCCTCGGTGGCAAAGGTGACCGTCACGTACGGCAGCAGGACGAGCGAGGCGGCCCTGGACCACGGCTGGTTCGCCGCCACCGGAATCCTCGACCAGCAGGTCACCGCGGCCCCTCGCATCAAGGGCTACGACGCCGCCGGCAAGCTGGTGTACGACTCCGACCGGGACAAGTTCTACGCGAAGACGTTGTCGTAGGGCGTCGGCGTCGGCGCCGGGGCCGGGGCCGGGGCCGGGGCGGGCATCGGGCGGGTCGGCCCCGCCGGTGGCCGCCCGGACTCTCCCACCGCACGCTGTCACTCGACTGCCATATGCGTCCCCTTTCATTCTTCGACCGAGCCCCACCACCACACCCTCGGAGACGGGCGAGCCGATTACGCATCGCGCCCTCCCGGGACATCCAGTTCCGCCCAGACCCTCTTGCCGACGGTGAGCTTCTCCACGGACCACCGCGCGGCCAGTAATCCGACAATGAGCAGTCCACGTCCGAACTGTTCACCGTCCTCCGCAGCGCGGACTTCCGGAAGACGCTCACCCCTCGGGTCGGTCACGGCTACGCGCAGCACCTGGTCGGTGAGCGACGTCTCCACGCGGAACAGCCGGTCTCGCAGAGACCCGTGCAGCAGCGCGTTCGTGCACAACTCGCTTGCCAGTAGTGCCGCGTCACCGGCCGCACCGGGGTGGCCCCACTCGGTGGCCAGCCGGGCCACGCGTCTGCGGGCATGGGGGATGTTCTGGGGGTACGGGGTGTAGCTGACGGCGTCGTAGTGGTCGGGGGCGTGGCGACGGCGGCCGTGCCAATCGGGGTCGCAGGAGCCGGTCATGGGCGCGCACCTCCTTGTGCGGGGTCGGGTGCCTGGGGCAGCGGCCAGGTGGGTGGGGGGCGGTGGCTCAGCCGTACGGCCCTGGGGTGAGCAGCGCGGTGCACTTCCGCTAACTGGTGTCGCTGAGTAGGCGATTGAGTACCGAAGGTAGTGGCGAGCCGGAGATGTGCGCAAGCAGTCTCGGGGATATCTATCCCCAAACTTGCTTGCGATGCTGCTTCGGCGAGCTGCACACTGGCCGGGACACAGGAGGCACCCGGACGTGACCGCAGGCCAGTTCACACGCGGCAACCGCGTATCCACCGTGCTCGCACGCAAGTTGGGCGGTGCACTGCTGCGGCTCCGTGACGATGCCGGCCTCACGCAGCCGCAAGCCGCGGCCGCGCTCTCGGCGACCGCGGCCAAGGTCGCGAAGATGGAACGGGGGTGGGTGCCCTTCCGTGACCCGGACATCCGGATCCTGTGCGATCTGTACGGCGTGAGTGATCCGAGGGCCGTTGAGCGGTTGCTCAACCTGGCGAAGACAGACCGTGAGCGTCGTAAGGCCAAGGGGTGGTGGAATCAGTACCCCGAGCTGCGCTCCCTGGTGGAGTACGTGGCCCTGGAGGACATTGCGACCAGCGTCCGTACGTGGCAAGGCGCCTTCGTCCCCGGGCTGTTGCAGACGCCGGACTATGCCAGGGCCCTGGCGGTCGGCAACGCGGACTGGGACGACCCGGACGAGATCGAGCGCTTCGTCGAAGCGAAGGTCGCACGGCAGGCGCGCCTCGCGGACGGCAACCCGCTCAGCTTGTGGGCGGTTGTGGGTGAGGGAGCGCTGCGCCAACTGGTGGGTGGCCGCGAGGTCATGCGTGTACAACTGGCGCACCTGGTTGAGTCAGCCCGCCTGCCCCACGTGAAACTCCAGGTGGTCCCTTTCCTCGCGGGCTCCCACCCCGGCATGACCAGCGCGTTCAGCGTCGTCTCGTTCGCCGAACCCGGCGCGATGGACGTGGTCTACATGGACACGACCTCGTCTACCCTGTGGCTGGAGAGCGAGGCGGACGCCACACGTCACAACGTCACGTTCGAGCGGATCGTCCGGAACGGGCTCGCCCTTCGCGATTCCGTCGACCTGATCGAACGTATCCGCAAGGAGCTGTGAGCCGTGCCGCACTTCGAGTTCGTCAAGTCCAGCCGCAGCAGCGGTAATGGCGAGTGCGTCGAAGTCGCCCGCAACATCCCCGGCACCGTCGCCATCCGTGACTCCAAGGATGTGGACGGGCCCATACTCCGGGTCACTGCCTCGGCCTGGGTGGCTTTCTCAGTGCACGCCGGGCAGCGAATGGGCGGCGCACCTCACCGCCCGTAGTGCGCGCGCCGTACCGCGCGACCGCCGCCCGGCTCAACCATAGGCCGACAACTCATCAACAGGCGGGGGCACTTCGTGTCCCCTTGCGTCCGGGGCCTGCACTTGGCTCGCGGTCCACTGAGCCGTTGGCGACGCATGCGAGCCAGCCACTGGGCGAATACGGCACCGGAGGATCTACCTCCATGCCCAACTCCCTCGCTCCCAGTCGGAGCCTTAGGGGCCATCCCCGCGTGCGCGGGGAGCAGTGACTGGGGCGATTTCGAGCCCGCCATCCGACGGGACCATCCCCGCGTGCGCGGGGAGCAGGAGCCTTGTACGACTTCTAGGTCCCACACCCCGGGACCATCCCCGCGTGCGCGGGGAGCAGCTTGGATCGGGTGGTGGCCGATCCCGCGACCGCGGGACCATCCCCGCGTGCGCGGGGAGCAGGTGGGGATGGTGAGGGTGCCCGCGAACTGGTCGGGACCATCCCCGCGTGCGCGGGGAGCAGTCAAGGCCAGCAACATCCGTTCTGACCTGGGAGGGACCATCCCCGCGTGCGCGGGGAGCAGCGTAGACGACCCTGAGGCCGAAGGTGCGGACGAGGACCATCCCCGCGTGCGCGGGGAGCAGCGGTGCAGTCGGTGGTTCGACGGTTGACGGACGGGACCATCCCCGCGTGCGCGGGGAGCAGCTCACGGACAACGCGGGCGGCTACCTCGTGCCGGGACCATCCCCGCGTGCGCGGGGAGCAGCCGTTGCCGCATCGCTTGCCGATCAGGCCGGCGGGACCATCCCCGCGTGCGCGGGGAGCAGTGCATCGTTCGGGCCGTTCCCCGCTCCCGGCCGGGACCATCCCCGCGTGCGCGGGGAGCAGTGGGGGAATGCGGACGGCCGGAGAACCACCTGGGGACCATCCCCGCGTGCGCGGGGAGCAGCTCTCGGAGCACCTCCGCGTACCGGTCGAGGTGGGACCATCCCCGCGTGCGCGGGGAGCAGGCACGCCTCGCATCTCACCGAACGAGCCCAGAGGGACCATCCCCGCGTGCGCGGGGAGCAGGCTACCGCAAGCCCTGCCCCTGCCAGCCATGCGGGACCATCCCCGCGTGCGCGGGGAGCAGATCGCCTTCCTCGTCACCGCCCCCGACGACCAGGGACCATCCCCGCGTGCGCGGGGAGCAGCGGTCGACAGTTGGCCGACGAGCGCGTTCGTGGGGACCATCCCCGCGTGCGCGGGGAGCAGACGGTCGCGATTGCTTCGAGCAGTCCTTCGGAGGGACCATCCCCGCGTGCGCGGGGAGCAGTTCGTGGGTCGTGTCCGGTCGGGGTGACCGGGCGGGACCATCCCCGCGTGCGCGGGGAGCAGACTCCGTGACCTGGGGGTTTTGTTGAACCCGTGGTCAGGGTGAGGCACTTTCCAGTATTGCGACATTGCGGGTGAAGTAGGCCTAACGTCCTTGCGGAATCGCGACCTCGCTGGACGCAAGGTCCGGCCGGAAGCTGTGATCTCCAGTGTGGTGTGCGCCCGTTCGGCGAGCAACCGTCATAGCAGCGCCCCGTTTGACCTGACAGGAAAACCCGGGAATCCACACACACCTCGGCCGCGTGGCCTTGACTGCCGATGTGACCGATCTGGAGGGGGCTCCGGCGCAGGAGTTGGGCGCACGGTTGAGTGGGGCGGTTCGGACTGTGTGGGCGAAGCATGATGCCCTCAGCGATGGTTGGTTGCCGTTGTGGCGGCACATGGCCGACAGCGCCGCGGTGGCCGGGATGCTCTGGGATCGATGGGTGCCTGGGAGTGTGCGGCGGTTGGTCGCCGACGTGTTGCCCGGAGGCGTCGACGATGCGCGTCGGCTGGTTGTCTGGATCGCCGGGGTACACGACATCGGGAAGGCGACACCGGCGTTCGCCTGTCAGGTCGACGGGCTCGCGGATCGGATGCGGGCGGCCGGGCTCGCGATGGCGTATCGCCGGGAGATGGGGATGGACCGGCGGATGGCGCCTCATGGGCTCGCCGGCCAGTTGCTGCTGCAGGAGTGGTTGGAAGAGGAGCAGGGGTGGTCGGGGCGGAGCACTGGTCAGTTCGCTGTCGTCGTCGGGGGTCATCACGGGGCTCCGCCGGACGACGCGCAGATCTACGATCTTGAGTGCCATCCCGAGTTGCTGCGTACTCCCGGGCCCAGCGAGGACTTGTGGAAGCGTGTCCAGCACCAGCTCCTGGACTCCTGCGCCGATGAGTTTCGCGTGCGCGACCGGCTCGGCGAATGGGCCCGCGTCAAACTGCCCCAGCACGTCCAGGTGTTGCTGTCCTCCCTCGTCATCGTTGCCGACTGGGTCGCCAGCAATCGCGACCTCTTCCCCTACTTCCCAGAGGCAGCCGCCCATACGGATGGCGAGCGCGTAGCCGCAGCTTGGCGGGGGTTGGATCTGCCTGCGCCCTGGCGGCCCGAGATGCCGCAGGCGTCGGTGGATCAACTGTTCGCCGAGCGGTTCGAACTGCCCACCGGCGCCAAGCCCCGCCCTGTGCAGGAAGCCGCCGTCCGGATCGCCCGCGGGACAGCCGCACCCGGCCTGATGCTCATCGAAGCCCCCATGGGCGAGGGCAAGACCGAGGCCGCGCTGGCCGTCGCCGAGGTATTCGCGGCGCGTTCCGGTGCGGGAGGAGTCTTCTTCGCCCTGCCCACGATGGCGACTGGCAACGCGATGTTCTCTCGCGTGCGACGGTGGCTGGACCGGCTACCGGTCGAGGCAGGGGGTTCGATGGGCCCGATGGACCGGCGGCTGTCGGTCAACCTCGTTCACTCCAAAGCCGCGTTGAACAAGGACTTCGACGGGCTGATGCGTGCTTCCAGGCAGGGCATCGCCGCGATCGACACCGAAGGGCGGGAGGAGTCACCCCGCTCGGGGGCACAGCTGCGATCCGCTCCCGCCGAGCTCGTCGCACACGCGTGGCTTCGCGGGCGTAAGAAGGCCATGCTTGCGTCGTTCACGGTCGGGACCATCGACCAGCTGCTGTTCGCGGGGCTGAAGAGTCGTCATCTCGCACTGCGTCACCTCGCGTTGGCGGGCAAGGTGGTGGTCATCGACGAGGCGCACGCCTACGACACGTACATGAACTCGTATCTCGATCGTGTGCTGTCCTGGCTGGGCGCCTACCGGGTGCCGGTGATCGTCCTGTCGGCCACGCTGCCCGCCGCGCGGCGCAGGGCGCTGTCGGAGGCCTACGCGGGTGAGCCGGCCGGCGCGTATGCCGCGTTGGAGGAGGCCGACGGCTACCCCGTGGTGACCGCCGTTGCACCAGGGCA harbors:
- a CDS encoding BMP family protein, with product MRRISRLTRVAVGVASLALAATACGGTSNEAGDDSSSASSGGKGLAIAYDIGGKGDQSFNDAAYAGLEKAKAEFKYETADIEPTDGETDADKEQRLASLAKQGYNPVIGIGFAYGPALTAVASKYPDTTFGIVDSVVEGANVASLVFAEQEASYLAGVAAAKATKTNTVGFVGGVDIPLIHKFEAGYKQGVTDTNSKVKVVSQYLTQTAEEGGFSSPDKGKAAAEGQIEKNADVVYQAAGLSGQGVIEAAAAAKVWAIGVDSDQYNQAALSKYKDYILTSALKDVGGAVYSLAKSVKDGKPLTGVQTFDLKVDGVGLADSNPKMAEIAGLTDAVAKAKAGIIDGTIKVKTE
- a CDS encoding amidohydrolase, encoding MSRESEADLPGEAVLPGALPEALRAELVAFRRDLHMHPELGNHEFRTTAALKARLELAGLEPRVLAIGTGLICDIGDWDGVRPLLALRADIDALPIPDTKADCAYRSTVPDRAHACGHDVHTSVVLGAGLVLAELHREGRLPRPVRLIFQPAEEVLPGGAPDAIESGVLEGVGRIIGVHCDPKVDAGRIGLRHGAITSACDRLEVALDGAGGHTARPHLTTDLVTAAARVATDVPGLVARRTDARSGLAVTWGRIESGHACNVIPNHAELSGTVRCLDLATWRAAPDLVHAAIDEIANMYRAKSEINYIRGVPPVVNDPVVTDLLRDAMTARRGVHSIEDTEQSLGGEDFSWYLEHVPGAMARLGVRTPGERAPRDLHQGDFDADESAITVGVELFTAAALLDGASRSDAGV
- a CDS encoding SigE family RNA polymerase sigma factor; protein product: MQVEEDAQFQAFVRARWTHLVRTAYLLTGDPHDAEDLTQTALAKAYRSWRRVRRSDSPEAYVRRVLVSCNSDRFRKRRVTERLTAAPPERAGQDDAVSRADERSVLMAALAGLPPRQRAVVVMRYWEDLSEAETAEVLGCSQGTVKSQASKGLAKLREYPGLARVMDAPGPMTFERGGSR
- a CDS encoding ATP-binding protein; amino-acid sequence: MTGSCDPDWHGRRRHAPDHYDAVSYTPYPQNIPHARRRVARLATEWGHPGAAGDAALLASELCTNALLHGSLRDRLFRVETSLTDQVLRVAVTDPRGERLPEVRAAEDGEQFGRGLLIVGLLAARWSVEKLTVGKRVWAELDVPGGRDA
- a CDS encoding helix-turn-helix domain-containing protein, with protein sequence MLLRRAAHWPGHRRHPDVTAGQFTRGNRVSTVLARKLGGALLRLRDDAGLTQPQAAAALSATAAKVAKMERGWVPFRDPDIRILCDLYGVSDPRAVERLLNLAKTDRERRKAKGWWNQYPELRSLVEYVALEDIATSVRTWQGAFVPGLLQTPDYARALAVGNADWDDPDEIERFVEAKVARQARLADGNPLSLWAVVGEGALRQLVGGREVMRVQLAHLVESARLPHVKLQVVPFLAGSHPGMTSAFSVVSFAEPGAMDVVYMDTTSSTLWLESEADATRHNVTFERIVRNGLALRDSVDLIERIRKEL
- a CDS encoding DUF397 domain-containing protein — its product is MPHFEFVKSSRSSGNGECVEVARNIPGTVAIRDSKDVDGPILRVTASAWVAFSVHAGQRMGGAPHRP
- the cas3 gene encoding CRISPR-associated helicase Cas3' — translated: MADSAAVAGMLWDRWVPGSVRRLVADVLPGGVDDARRLVVWIAGVHDIGKATPAFACQVDGLADRMRAAGLAMAYRREMGMDRRMAPHGLAGQLLLQEWLEEEQGWSGRSTGQFAVVVGGHHGAPPDDAQIYDLECHPELLRTPGPSEDLWKRVQHQLLDSCADEFRVRDRLGEWARVKLPQHVQVLLSSLVIVADWVASNRDLFPYFPEAAAHTDGERVAAAWRGLDLPAPWRPEMPQASVDQLFAERFELPTGAKPRPVQEAAVRIARGTAAPGLMLIEAPMGEGKTEAALAVAEVFAARSGAGGVFFALPTMATGNAMFSRVRRWLDRLPVEAGGSMGPMDRRLSVNLVHSKAALNKDFDGLMRASRQGIAAIDTEGREESPRSGAQLRSAPAELVAHAWLRGRKKAMLASFTVGTIDQLLFAGLKSRHLALRHLALAGKVVVIDEAHAYDTYMNSYLDRVLSWLGAYRVPVIVLSATLPAARRRALSEAYAGEPAGAYAALEEADGYPVVTAVAPGQPPVVEFPGGSGRASAVQVESVDDDLVVLADRLEAELTDGGCALVVRNTVSRVLEAAKALRERFGEDVVTVAHARFIDLDRAAKDADLLDRFGPSSSVRPERHIVVASQVAEQSLDVDFDLLVTDLAPIDLVLQRMGRLHRHRRESRPGPLSTPWCLVTGVEWKASPPVPVRGSEVVYGRHALLRSLAVLQPHLDGADMPVRLPEDISPLVQEAYGDTAVGPREWASAMDEARREHERKQADKERRADTFRLGPEAKTGRPLTGWVAAGAGDADDTRAGRAQVRDSQESLEVIVVQRHADGRLTTVEWIGDGRGGLPLPEDAVPSAPAAKAAAACGLRLPLQLAHPGVIGRVIAELEEFCVPAWQSKESHWLAGELILPVQRDCQTRLAGFALRYSLADGLEVLNDE